Proteins encoded in a region of the Macrobrachium nipponense isolate FS-2020 chromosome 39, ASM1510439v2, whole genome shotgun sequence genome:
- the LOC135210575 gene encoding uncharacterized protein LOC135210575 isoform X2 has product MFIGTLLSQAPSSRLPEHYSIRVLVMAWLIFAFIIGAAYRGNLIASLTLSKSPPRAETIDEINKAFDTILTPTHGNEFKKFFEMPGSAKTFQELARRMVIGTPIMPGLRAALTGKVAYMVGRRFAAFHIAQYFTNVDGSTKLYLAREDVLAGKAAWAIPHDAPFQPQIDSLMMAAIEGGLYEKWNEDILSEARLESQRRQKKIAEEQTEALQERSTSDSSVQPFTLIHTQGPFMLLILGLLVSTLSFAGEILAHKIM; this is encoded by the exons ATGTTCATTGGAACTCTTCTGTCACAAGCACCGAGCAGCAGGTTGCCAGAGCACTATTCCATCCGGGTACTGGTGATGGCCTGGCTTATCTTCGCCTTCATCATAGGGGCAGCTTACAGAGGCAACCTTATTGCATCGCTCACTTTGTCCAAATCTCCACCGAGAGCTGAAACTATAGATGAAATCAACAAGGCATTTGATAC TATACTTACGCCAACCCATGGAAATGAGTTCAAGAAGTTCTTCGAGATGCCTGGCTCAGCCAAAACCTTCCAAGAACTTGCCCGTCGTATGGTGATTGGAACGCCAATCATGCCAGGACTTCGAGCAGCTCTCACGGGCAA GGTAGCATACATGGTTGGAAGACGCTTCGCCGCCTTCCACATCGCCCAGTACTTCACCAACGTCGACGGAAGCACAAAACTGTACTTGGCTCGCGAGGACGTGCTGGCGGGCAAGGCAGCTTGGGCCATACCTCACGATGCCCCGTTCCAGCCACAGATCGACTCTCTGATGATGGCTGCCATAGAG GGAGGACTGTACGAGAAGTGGAACGAAGACATCCTGTCCGAGGCGAGACTGGAGAGCCAGCGTCGCCAAAAGAAGATTGCAGAAGAGCAGACCGAAGCACTACAAGAAAGGAGCACCAGTGACAGCAGCGTGCAGCCATTCACACTCATCCATACGCAGGGTCCCTTCATGCTTCTTATCCTGGGGCTCTTGGTGTCCACCTTGTCCTTTGCTGGAGAGATTTTGGCTCACAAAATTATGTAG
- the LOC135210575 gene encoding uncharacterized protein LOC135210575 isoform X1 translates to MFIGTLLSQAPSSRLPEHYSIRVLVMAWLIFAFIIGAAYRGNLIASLTLSKSPPRAETIDEINKAFDTILTPTHGNEFKKFFEMPGSAKTFQELARRMVIGTPIMPGLRAALTGKVAYMVGRRFAAFHIAQYFTNVDGSTKLYLAREDVLAGKAAWAIPHDAPFQPQIDSLMMAAIETLTSAREDCTRSGTKTSCPRRDWRASVAKRRLQKSRPKHYKKGAPVTAACSHSHSSIRRVPSCFLSWGSWCPPCPLLERFWLTKLCRRGFSNTIL, encoded by the exons ATGTTCATTGGAACTCTTCTGTCACAAGCACCGAGCAGCAGGTTGCCAGAGCACTATTCCATCCGGGTACTGGTGATGGCCTGGCTTATCTTCGCCTTCATCATAGGGGCAGCTTACAGAGGCAACCTTATTGCATCGCTCACTTTGTCCAAATCTCCACCGAGAGCTGAAACTATAGATGAAATCAACAAGGCATTTGATAC TATACTTACGCCAACCCATGGAAATGAGTTCAAGAAGTTCTTCGAGATGCCTGGCTCAGCCAAAACCTTCCAAGAACTTGCCCGTCGTATGGTGATTGGAACGCCAATCATGCCAGGACTTCGAGCAGCTCTCACGGGCAA GGTAGCATACATGGTTGGAAGACGCTTCGCCGCCTTCCACATCGCCCAGTACTTCACCAACGTCGACGGAAGCACAAAACTGTACTTGGCTCGCGAGGACGTGCTGGCGGGCAAGGCAGCTTGGGCCATACCTCACGATGCCCCGTTCCAGCCACAGATCGACTCTCTGATGATGGCTGCCATAGAG ACCTTGACCTCTGCCAGGGAGGACTGTACGAGAAGTGGAACGAAGACATCCTGTCCGAGGCGAGACTGGAGAGCCAGCGTCGCCAAAAGAAGATTGCAGAAGAGCAGACCGAAGCACTACAAGAAAGGAGCACCAGTGACAGCAGCGTGCAGCCATTCACACTCATCCATACGCAGGGTCCCTTCATGCTTCTTATCCTGGGGCTCTTGGTGTCCACCTTGTCCTTTGCTGGAGAGATTTTGGCTCACAAAATTATGTAGACGGGGATTCTCGAATACAATATTGTAG